Proteins from a single region of Trichoderma asperellum chromosome 3, complete sequence:
- a CDS encoding uncharacterized protein (EggNog:ENOG41): protein MSKLKKRVPLWPPEGQSWHGVTLSDANITLCQSCKMSICWQGVGVCVGCASGLERPLPSKFLRQLREELACRDATVAVRSIDGSGRVVHRGGVERPARCEDRSRRADLCDTISLYGFKNGWAAWALGNAARQLREPEGSDAAAIGVYKRQQPIEDDVGPMKHWCSCGNRKHESSGQSQAVLIEVTIGKLTSQPEASAGQLRALAKKRRSLKNQPVETTRQLRSATRRLKAFKSQPGAANGAPNGAPNGAPKPEKASARVLTREKIDLAYQHSLWSGATPEIFADIMWLIGPGRSHIAKEGGKVSEEIAKGARGSAETVLLHYFFLNNHVNTLEQGLELLLMGVYLTALDHGRVRDSDFTAFVGELARHASLGRFTVSFIELMVQFGPSVLDWHAGCISTLGLMRGLELRSWAYGVQWDVLMHYELGSEEDWEEKLPSWMCVAAALGHDVGDLCADTRLGSTDNCYFAVGAVAGYEGVAACMDILCDALEAVVLRDTRGMIDIGCIAGSACATFERSGGGLCACSSDTSLENSCEAMGLLSNLCRDRRIRPDDAADLLDLRDSVRQRCQQLPRPRQARTVHLDHEDREQAYAEALRVMGTGESGKSAHARLQLAYSSAAKDMCGFLRRRAAYLRQCIGSSKDVLDLSRDCMCGGECSLW from the coding sequence atgtCTAAGCTAAAAAAACGTGTTCCTCTTTGGCCGCCAGAAGGCCAATCTTGGCACGGCGTTACACTGAGCGATGCCAACATTACTCTATGCCAGTCATGCAAGATGAGTATATGTTGGCAGGGCGTGGGGGTCTGTGTTGGATGTGCCTCGGGACTTGAAAGGCCCCTCCCCAGCAAATTCCTGAGACAGCTGCGTGAAGAGCTTGCATGTCGTGACGCCACTGTAGCAGTGCGATCCATCGATGGAAGTGGACGAGTCGTGCATCGCGGAGGGGTGGAGCGGCCGGCAAGGTGTGAAGACAGGTCCCGCAGAGCTGATCTGTGTGACACCATCTCACTATACGGATTCAAAAACGGTTGGGCAGCGTGGGCGCTTGGCAATGCCGCAAGACAGCTGCGCGAGCCCGAGGGgtcagatgctgctgcgattGGTGTGTATAAGCGCCAGCAGCCAATCGAGGACGACGTTGGGCCCATGAAGCACTGGTGTTCCTGCGGCAATCGGAAGCACGAATCGAGCGGACAGTCGCAGGCGGTGCTGATCGAAGTGACGATTGGAAAACTAACAAGCCAACCCGAGGCATCTGCAGGCCAGCTCAGAGCATTGGCGAAGAAGCGCAGATCGTTGAAGAACCAGCCTGTTGAAACGACGAGACAGCTCCGGTCGGCCACCAGACGGCTCAAGGCATTCAAGAGCCAGCCCGGCGCTGCAAATGGCGCTCCAAACGGCGCTCCAAACGGCGCTCCAAAGCCAGAGAAGGCGTCGGCTCGAGTGCTCACGAGAGAAAAAATCGACTTGGCATATCAGCACAGCCTGTGGTCGGGAGCGACGCCGGAAATCTTCGCGGATATAATGTGGCTGATCGGGCCGGGCCGCAGTCACATCGCTAAAGAAGGCGGCAAGGTCAGCGAGGAAATCGCCAAGGGCGCGCGCGGCTCTGCTGAGACCGTGCTGCTGCATTATTTCTTCCTGAACAACCACGTCAACACGCTGGAGCAGGGGCTGGAGCTGTTGCTGATGGGCGTTTATCTCACGGCCCTGGACCATGGCCGGGTCCGGGATAGCGACTTCACGGCCTTCGTCGGCGAGCTTGCGCGCCATGCAAGCCTGGGACGCTTCACTGTTTCGTTTATCGAGCTCATGGTGCAGTTTGGGCCGTCCGTCCTGGACTGGCACGCCGGGTGCATATCGACTCTAGGCTTGATGCGCGGCCTGGAGCTGCGCTCTTGGGCGTATGGAGTCCAGTGGGACGTGCTCATGCATTATGAGCTCGGCAGCGAGGAGGATTGGGAAGAGAAGCTCCCGTCGTGGATGTGTGTCGCAGCAGCGCTCGGCCATGATGTGGGAGATCTCTGCGCTGACACCCGGCTGGGCTCTACGGACAACTGCTACTTTGCCGTCGGTGCCGTGGCTGGATACGAAGGCGTGGCGGCCTGCATGGACATCTTGTGCGATGCGCTCGAAGCTGTCGTGCTCCGCGATACCCGTGGGATGATTGATATTGGGTGCATCGCCGGCAGTGCCTGTGCAACCTTTGAGCGGTCTGGTGGAGGTTTGTGTGCTTGCTCCAGCGATACGAGCTTGGAGAACTCGTGCGAGGCCATGGGCTTGCTATCCAACCTGTGCCGCGACCGCCGGATTCGTCCAGACGATGCGGCTGACCTGCTGGATCTCAGGGATTCGGTGAGACAGCGATGCCAACAACTGCCTCGGCCTCGACAAGCCAGAACGGTCCATCTCGACCATGAAGACCGTGAACAGGCGTATGCTGAAGCTTTGAGAGTCATGGGAACAGGCGAGAGCGGCAAGTCCGCCCACGCAAGGCTGCAGCTAGCATACTCGAGCGCGGCCAAAGATATGTGCGGCTTCCTGcggagaagagcagcttaCCTTCGCCAGTGTATTGGATCAAGCAAGGATGTGCTAGACCTAAGCCGCGATTGCATGTGTGGTGGAGAGTGCAGTTTATGGTAA
- a CDS encoding uncharacterized protein (EggNog:ENOG41), giving the protein MSGNDDYNRYLQPENAGGRAYHSQYGDNRNELPPASSHSHSGRRKGLVSGLVKSVAAGIGLASESYHNHQEKKKAQAATTAGESSRAIENDGVQPQPHGSHQSDEYGSSDSDEHDRPVKADPETSRDLEEAAWSLDAAQSQLEPPPDYATVMEQDIDANAMAEGFVRNHTIPPIHQAQSHKLPMPVILPQRRPGERARGFINAYAPLLQNAGIDQATFMDFIKELNLATAPSPWIHAINLAAVAVQNVPEPITIAVSIAAQRATQVSLQAHSRSKTNAFLNKVNAEFFLPLGLIAIIMTWKPSTPGEVVTQVTFDAAIDQAAQNASGSGTGGSSGVRNKMQASHGTTNFEWPESAPLIFPTLDKLSSTAEGRQAVEDAEKKQPNSMKRSMLFAMDYMDKRAQAQWANDHPESQLSQLGVKPEFHSRYADPNHPASSGSILALLTGGAAGGGISQRRQAKHARRDARRDRRSDKREAKREERGPTIIGTVGPRALLRGVKKFIHEDVLYLMITNLPSAEEMRAAEQFLQAHPVQG; this is encoded by the exons ATGTCAGGCAATGATGATTACAATAG GTATCTGCAACCTGAAAATGCAGGGGGAAGAGCCTATCACAGCCAGTATGGCGATAATAGAAATGAATTGCCGCCAGCGAGCTCTCACTCTCACAGTGGTAGACGCAAAGGGCTGGTGAGCGGTCTTGTCAAAAGCGTGGCCGCTGGTATAGGTCTGGCCTCTGAGAGCTACCACAACcatcaagagaagaagaaagcacaGGCAGCTACCACAGCCGGAGAAAGCTCAAGAGCGATTGAGAACGATGGAGTGCAACCGCAGCCTCACGGCTCACATCAAAGTGATGAATACGGCTCTTCAGATAGCGATGAACATGATCGGCCTGTAAAAGCTGACCCAGAGACATCTAGAGATTTGGAAGAGGCAGCGTGGAGCCTTGATGCCGCTCAATCACAGCTGGAGCCACCACCCGACTATGCTACCGTCATGGAACAAGACATTGACGCCAATGCAATGGCTGAAGGCTTTGTACGAAATCATACGATTCCACCAATCCATCAGGCTCAATCTCATAAATTACCAATGCCTGTGATCCTTCCACAACGGCGACCAGGAGAGCGAGCCCGTGGATTCATAAATGCTTATGCACCGCTACTACAGAACGCGGGCATTGATCAGGCGACATTTATGGATTTCATCAAAGAGCTGAACCTGGCAACTGCACCATCGCCATGGATCCACGCCATCAACCTCGCGGCTGTTGCTGTGCAGAACGTTCCCGAGCCTATCACAATTGCCGTCTCCATTGCCGCACAGAGAGCTACCCAAGTGAGCCTCCAAGCACACAGCCGCTCCAAGACGAACGCTTTTTTGAACAAAGTAAATGCGGAATTTTTCCTCCCGCTTGGGTTGATAGCCATCATCATGACTTGGAAGCCGAGCACGCCTGGCGAGGTTGTCACACAGGTCACGTTTGACGCGGCCATAGATCAAGCCGCACAGAATGCTTCAGGTTCAGGGACAGGAGGAAGCAGTGGAGTCCGCAATAAAATGCAAGCTTCTCATGGAACAACGAATTTCGAGTGGCCTGAGTCGGCGCCATTAATATTTCCAACCTTGGACAAGCTCTCTAGCACTGCCGAAGGTCGACAGGCGGTGGAAGATGCTGAAAAGAAGCAACCTAACAGCATGAAGCGCAGCATGTTGTTCGCGATGGACTATATGGATAAAAGAGCTCAGGCTCAATGGGCCAACGATCATCCAGAGAGCCAGCTTTCTCAATTAGGCGTCAAGCCTGAGTTTCACTCACGCTACGCGGATCCCAACCATCCAGCTAGTAGCGGCAGTatcttggccttgctgaCAGGCGGTGCCGCCGGCGGCGGTATAAGCCAACGGAGGCAAGCTAAACATGCTAGAAGGGATGCTCGACGTGATCGGAGATCAGATaagagagaggcaaaaagagaggaaagaggacCAACGATCATAGGAACAGTTGGACCCAGGGCTCTACTTCGCGGTGTTAAGAAATTTATACATGAG GATGTCTTATATCTAATGATCACTAACTTGCCGTCAGCTGAAGAGATGAGAGCAGCTGAACAATTCCTGCAGGCACACCCCGTACAAGGCTAA
- a CDS encoding uncharacterized protein (EggNog:ENOG41~TransMembrane:3 (n3-14c18/19o34-60i72-92o112-134i)) has protein sequence MSKRSIIIKTDPVNFFLSAQRHVVSQFFGATGNWLSKASILAFFIRVFGSVRWVRIACYALFVLLSMGAITHAGLFAVLCVPHGHEVWNFKLMIRCGTGAPVTVAVGVCTLLIDIAIFILPFPIIANLNMDKNKKRGLFIVFLIGFAIIVTSTVGLAYRIIVLNSTGDPTWNGANVSITAYVDTFGTIIVSCAPGVYSWWLKIFSQSRLYSSLRSMSLLRPRNFSVTSRDYVLKERENSPEWNHQEQCQYKLPEIVTSSPQEKAHEGTQGYERNIIPVSTVITQTISDRVESYKDIHQMQEYPWQSTDTRNNSTK, from the exons ATGTCTAAAagaagtataataataaaaactgaTCCTGTAAATTTTTTTCTATCTGCACAGAGGCATGTGGTATCTCAGTTTTTCGGTGCCACAGGCAACTGGCTCTCTAAAGCTTCTATCTTGGCCTTTTTCATCCGAGTATTTGGCAGCGTTCGGTGGGTTAGAATTGCCTGCTATGCTCTCTTCGTCTTGCTTTCCATGGGAGCAATCACACACGCAGGCCTATTCGCAGTGCTATGCGTTCCGCATGGCCACGAGGTTTGGAATTTCAAGCTCATGATCAGATGCGGTACAGGTGCGCCTGTGACTGTCGCCGTGGGCGTTTGCACACTGTTGATCGACATTGCCATTTTTATCCTACCTTTCCCTATTATTGCGAATCTTAATATGGACAAGAATAAGAAGCGCGGTCTGTTCATCGTGTTTCTAATAGGCTTTGC TATCATTGTTACAAGTACTGTTGGACTCGCTTATAGAATTATTGTGTTGAACAGCACTGGCGACCCAACCTGGAATGGAGCGAATGTATCTATCACCGC ATATGTAGACACTTTTGGAACAATTATTGTCAGCTGCGCACCAGGCGTGTATAGTTGGTGGCTTAAAATATTCTCGCAGAGCAGGCtctattcttctcttcgaTCCATGTCACTTCTCCGCCCCCGAAACTTTTCAGTAACATCAAGAGATTATgttttaaaagaaagagaaaatagcCCAGAATGGAACCACCAAGAACAGTGCCAGTACAAATTACCAGAAATTGTCACATCATCTCCACAAGAGAAAGCACATGAAGGAACCCAGGGATatgaaagaaatattattcCAGTGTCTACCGTTATAACACAAACAATTTCTGATAGGGTTGAAAGCTATAAAGATATCCATCAGATGCAAGAATATCCATGGCAATCAACTGATACAAGAAACAACAGCACAAAGTAG
- a CDS encoding uncharacterized protein (EggNog:ENOG41~TransMembrane:3 (i7-28o48-71i107-126o)) yields the protein MFEQFALRHIVPLFVASATTFGGLWPFWAPRDAMLEFGLPARIADSPTAQPVMVLSSARTTALGLLMFIFYQQGRFTEVDTIMSVMGAYLGVVDGYVCWKEGMPDKAVFRCVSGMVIAGCGLIGLTEGF from the coding sequence ATGTTTGAACAGTTTGCTTTACGACATATTGTGCCGCTATTCGTTGCATCAGCCACAACATTTGGCGGCCTCTGGCCTTTTTGGGCACCGCGAGATGCCATGCTTGAATTTGGGCTGCCAGCGCGCATCGCAGACTCGCCTACTGCGCAGCCCGTCATGGTGCTCTCCTCGGCTCGTACCACAGCTCTAGGACTTTTGATGTTCATATTCTACCAGCAAGGAAGATTCACCGAGGTGGATACCATCATGTCGGTTATGGGCGCCTATCTGGGTGTTGTAGACGGCTATGTGTGCTGGAAGGAGGGAATGCCTGACAAGGCTGTGTTTCGTTGTGTCTCGGGCATGGTGATCGCTGGCTGCGGGTTGATTGGATTGACAGAAGGATTTTGA
- a CDS encoding uncharacterized protein (EggNog:ENOG41~TransMembrane:4 (i56-79o99-126i138-158o178-200i)), with protein MGAITHAGLFAVLCVPHGHEVWNFKLMIRCGTGAPVTVAVGVCTLLIDIAIFILPFPIIANLNMDKNKKRGLFIVFLIGFAIIVTSTVGLAYRIIVLNSTGDPTWNGANVSITAYVDTFGTIIVSCAPGVYSWWLKIFSQSRLYSSLRSMSLLRPRNFSVTSRDYVLKERENSPEWNHQEQCQYKLPEIVTSSPQEKAHEGTQGYERNIIPVSTVITQTISDRVESYKDIHQMQEYPWQSTDTRNNSTK; from the exons ATGGGAGCAATCACACACGCAGGCCTATTCGCAGTGCTATGCGTTCCGCATGGCCACGAGGTTTGGAATTTCAAGCTCATGATCAGATGCGGTACAGGTGCGCCTGTGACTGTCGCCGTGGGCGTTTGCACACTGTTGATCGACATTGCCATTTTTATCCTACCTTTCCCTATTATTGCGAATCTTAATATGGACAAGAATAAGAAGCGCGGTCTGTTCATCGTGTTTCTAATAGGCTTTGC TATCATTGTTACAAGTACTGTTGGACTCGCTTATAGAATTATTGTGTTGAACAGCACTGGCGACCCAACCTGGAATGGAGCGAATGTATCTATCACCGC ATATGTAGACACTTTTGGAACAATTATTGTCAGCTGCGCACCAGGCGTGTATAGTTGGTGGCTTAAAATATTCTCGCAGAGCAGGCtctattcttctcttcgaTCCATGTCACTTCTCCGCCCCCGAAACTTTTCAGTAACATCAAGAGATTATgttttaaaagaaagagaaaatagcCCAGAATGGAACCACCAAGAACAGTGCCAGTACAAATTACCAGAAATTGTCACATCATCTCCACAAGAGAAAGCACATGAAGGAACCCAGGGATatgaaagaaatattattcCAGTGTCTACCGTTATAACACAAACAATTTCTGATAGGGTTGAAAGCTATAAAGATATCCATCAGATGCAAGAATATCCATGGCAATCAACTGATACAAGAAACAACAGCACAAAGTAG
- a CDS encoding uncharacterized protein (EggNog:ENOG41): MDQLLSFVFGSIFISLFFMPISSKKYSHSWSSANSGILAYMPNIFSGVKQRFNAWMFLFRGPSMIQEAYEKADGNPFWIEAPENRYLVVSSWDHIKEIDAASEDVLSLQAAAKEILQPRYTMQNFNWFDRKGADGMPLVRTLRTLLTNHLPDILPDLRRSMSVLLDRAQSPQPVVNGSYISPVFPIIIEAISLTNAAAFFGSELSHDKKFMAGAIGFIEQTLLAAEAIRVLPKAIAPFIGGMITRNLGSGKTIYDALIPIAEERLEERARKKLGHVVPEHHDCIQWVMECSPRSKPWSAERIVHELMALWFGSVHITSTTACFALHHLCLHPEYIEPLRDEIESTGWAQFEQSGGKTFPLLDSFMKESARINPVESVSSRRMALKPFELSDGSRVEAGEWICTAARGMMLDARYYTAPQEFQGFRFVDPSVLEKKFPSHPGVVASQLQGTPSNFTDIGDWQLWGTGRSACPGRFYATAVMKTLLALFITKYDMQLEEKAATRYFAWRTFIYPYASTKMILRPRAAL; the protein is encoded by the exons ATGGATCAATTactctcttttgtctttggcaGCATCTTTATTTCCTTATTCTTTATGCCTATATCGTCTAAAAAATATAGTCATTCATGGAGTTCAGCCAACTCAGGCATTTTGGCATATATGCCAAACATATTTTCGGGAGTAAAACAGCGTTTCAATGCCTGGATGTTTCTTTTCAGAGGTCCAAGTATGATCCAAGAGGCATATGAAAAA GCCGACGGAAATCCATTTTGGATTGAAGCTCCCGAGAATCGGTACCTCGTAGTCTCGTCATGGGATCATatcaaggagattgacgCCGCCTCAGAGGATGTGCTCTCTCTccaggccgccgccaaagagaTCTTACAGCCGCGGTATACGATGCAAAACTTCAATTGGTTTGATAGGAAAGGGGCGGATGGCATGCCACTTGTCAGAACACTAAGAACTCTTCTCACGAACCACCTCCCCGATATCTTGCCAGATCTCCGCCGGTCTATGTCTGTTCTACTTGATCGCGCGCAAAGTCCACAACCGGTTGTTAACG GATCTTACATTTCACCGGTATTTCCAATAATAATTGAAGCAATATCTCTGACGAATGCAGCCGCTTTCTTCGGAAGCGAGCTTA GCCACGATAAAAAATTTATGGCGGGAGCGATCGGTTTCATCGAACAAACTCTTTTAGCTGCAGAAGCCATACGCGTGCTTCCCAAAGCCATCGCACC CTTTATTGGTGGTATGATAACAAGGAACCTTGGCTCGGGTAAGACCATATACGATGCATTGATCCCTATTGCCGAGGAACGACTGGAGGAAAGAGCGCGAAAGAAACTCGGACACGTCGTTCCTGAACAC CATGACTGCATACAATGGGTCATGGAATGCTCGCCGCGGTCAAAGCCATGGTCTGCGGAGAGGATAGTCCATGAGCTTATGGCCCTTTGGTTCGGCTCAGTGCATATAACGTCAACG ACCGCTTGCtttgctcttcatcacctcTGCCTTCACCCAGAGTACATTGAACCTTTGAGGGACGAAATTGAAAGTACTGGTTGGGCCCAATTCGAACAATCGGGAGGTAAGACCTTCCCACTGCTTGACAGCTTCATGAAAGAATCGGCCCGGATCAATCCTGTAGAGTCAG TGAGCTCTCGTCGCATGGCTCTGAAACCTTTTGAGCTGTCCGACGGCTCCAGAGTCGAGGCAGGTGAATGGATCTGCACTGCTGCTCGAGGTATGATGTTGGACGCGCGTTATTACACCGCTCCACAAGAGTTTCAAGGTTTTCGATTCGTTGATCCTAGCGTCCTTGAGAAAAAGTTTCCTTCTCATCCAGGTGTTGTAGCTTCACAGCTGCAAGGGACGCCATCCAACTTCACAGACATTGGTGACTGGCAACTATGGGGCACAGGGCGTTCTGCATG CCCTGGCCGATTCTATGCGACTGCAGTCATGAAAACACTCCTTGCATTGTTTATTACCAAGTATGATATGCAGCTTGAAGAGAAGGCCGCTACCCGATACTTTGCCTGGCGCACTTTCATATACCCGTATGCAAGTACCAAAATGATTCTCCGTCCTCGTGCTGCTCTATAA
- a CDS encoding uncharacterized protein (EggNog:ENOG41~TransMembrane:14 (i44-70o82-101i113-131o137-158i170-193o199-219i239-258o270-289i310-333o345-365i372-391o403-428i440-459o516-534i)) has protein sequence MGEPGGVFVGSDAPVGQVQLSATEKHEEEVQVTQPETFKHSWRVWCVFLVLCLLSFISAVDATIVTTSLPTITRDIGGSKEYVWVVNSFLFTSTVPQPLFGQISDIFGRRNPMILAIALFAIGSGLAGGAQSPGMLIAARTIQGLGSGGLYVLSDIIVCDMVPPRHRGPYLSAILSTAAIGTTIGPIIGGALALKNWRWIFWLNLPAAVLGFLAIVLILNVKYKRSPTWRHALARVDFLGNAIFVPSMVSIFFGLIMGGTRGYPWKSWRIILPLVLGVIGWVGFHIHQASPICREPSMPPRLFKHRTSSGGFIIIFLGAVILQAINYFLPVYFQGVKGVTPLMSGVYFLAFALAIMPFGAMAGLFMSKTGLYIPLHCLGFALSAIGIGLFSTLDENSSRAACIGYQVIASGGTGIIFTATLPSTLAALPESDVAVATGTYSFVRSFGLVWGATMASIAFNGQMNSHITSISDQTIRNLLIDGGAYAYASVQHGGISELPEPIQGQVIDIYVKALRVVWWIVTSVSGLGFLCTFIEKHVELRKSHSTEYGLADKESTVTSLEKGNQNLFPSGSQNT, from the coding sequence ATGGGCGAGCCTGGTGGAGTCTTCGTGGGCTCAGATGCGCCTGTTGGCCAAGTTCAGCTATCGGCAACAGAAAAACATGAGGAGGAAGTTCAAGTAACTCAACCAGAGACATTCAAACACTCATGGCGAGTGTGGTGTGTCTTCCTTGTTCTTTGTCTGCTGTCCTTCATTTCTGCCGTCGATGCCACTATCGTCACCACTTCTCTACCAACCATCACGCGCGACATTGGCGGTAGCAAGGAGTACGTATGGGTCGTCAACTCATTTCTCTTTACTTCAACGGTACCACAGCCCTTATTTGGGCAGATCTCTGACATATTTGGTCGGAGAAACCCCATGATCCTCGCCATAGCTCTCTTCGCCATAGGAAGCGGGCTCGCTGGCGGTGCCCAGAGTCCTGGGATGCTCATTGCTGCTCGAACCATCCAAGGTCTTGGATCAGGAGGACTGTATGTGCTCTCTGATATTATTGTCTGCGATATGGTGCCTCCCAGGCATCGTGGCCCTTATCTAAGTGCTATCCTTTCGACCGCCGCCATTGGGACCACGATTGGGCCCATTATTGGCGGCGCCTTGGCGCTGAAGAATTGGAGGTGGATATTTTGGCTTAATCTTCCAGCAGCGGTGCTCGGGTTTCTCGCCATTGTCCTCATTCTCAATGTTAAATACAAGCGCAGCCCAACCTGGCGCCATGCTCTTGCTCGGGTTGATTTCCTCGGGAACGCCATCTTTGTCCCGTCCATggttagtatattttttgGACTGATCATGGGCGGTACGCGTGGGTATCCGTGGAAATCTTGGAGGATTATATTGCCTCTTGTTCTTGGGGTCATTGGCTGGGTTGGTTTTCATATACACCAAGCCTCGCCCATTTGTAGAGAACCAAGCATGCCCCCTCGGCTATTCAAGCACAGAACGTCATCTGGGggattcatcatcatttttCTCGGAGCAGTTATACTTCAAGCTATCAACTATTTCTTGCCTGTCTATTTTCAGGGAGTTAAAGGAGTAACGCCCTTGATGTCAGGTGTTTAtttcttggcttttgctCTTGCTATTATGCCGTTTGGTGCAATGGCTGGACTCTTTATGTCCAAGACTGGTCTATACATACCTCTGCATTGCCTGGGATTTGCTCTTAGCGCCATCGGTATTGGCTTATTCTCGACATTGGACGAAAATTCCTCTCGGGCAGCGTGTATTGGTTACCAAGTAATTGCTTCAGGAGGTACTGGTATCATCTTCACAGCCACATTGCCTTCTACACTAGCGGCACTTCCTGAGTCAGATGTGGCCGTTGCGACCGGTACCTATTCCTTTGTGCGGTCATTCGGGCTTGTCTGGGGTGCTACTATGGCTTCCATCGCTTTCAATGGCCAAATGAATTCTCACATCACTTCTATCAGCGATCAAACAATACGCAATTTACTTATAGACGGAGGTGCATATGCATATGCTTCTGTACAGCATGGTGGCATATCTGAATTACCAGAACCTATCCAAGGCCAGGTGATTGACATTTATGTAAAAGCTCTCAGAGTAGTCTGGTGGATTGTCACATCTGTTTCTGGTTTGGGGTTTCTTTGTACCTTCATTGAAAAACACGTTGAGCTTCGTAAGAGCCATTCTACGGAATATGGACTCGCGGACAAGGAATCTACGGTAACCAGTCTAGAAAAAGGTAACCAAAATCTGTTTCCAAGTGGATCCCAAAATACCTGA
- a CDS encoding uncharacterized protein (EggNog:ENOG41~TransMembrane:5 (o30-50i141-164o184-211i223-243o263-285i)), which yields MDPSMVPLAPKPDGSPPNFMSGPSLAPVNVSIGSIIIALSVIIVTLRLYASYKNIGRLSLDDCFCLGSEITVLVYWGLLTANLERGIGRHAWDLPVSVVSPWVLKRHVVSQFFGATGNWLSKASILAFFIRVFGSVRWVRIACYALFVLLSMGAITHAGLFAVLCVPHGHEVWNFKLMIRCGTGAPVTVAVGVCTLLIDIAIFILPFPIIANLNMDKNKKRGLFIVFLIGFAIIVTSTVGLAYRIIVLNSTGDPTWNGANVSITAYVDTFGTIIVSCAPGVYSWWLKIFSQSRLYSSLRSMSLLRPRNFSVTSRDYVLKERENSPEWNHQEQCQYKLPEIVTSSPQEKAHEGTQGYERNIIPVSTVITQTISDRVESYKDIHQMQEYPWQSTDTRNNSTK from the exons ATGGATCCGTCAATGGTACCACTTGCTCCAAAACCAGATGGTAGCCCGCCAAACTTTATGAGCGGTCCCTCATTGGCCCCCGTCAACGTATCTATCGGATCTATTATCATTGCCTTGAGCGTGATCATTGTCACCTTGCGTCTCTATGCCTCCTACAAAAACATCGGACGTCTATCCCTAGACGATT GCTTTTGCCTCGGATCAGAGATAACAGTGCTGGTGTACTGGGGACTGCTGACTGCCA ATCTGGAAAGAGGTATAGGAAGGCACGCTTGGGATCTACCTGTAAGCGTAGTCTCGCCTTGGGTGCTAAAG AGGCATGTGGTATCTCAGTTTTTCGGTGCCACAGGCAACTGGCTCTCTAAAGCTTCTATCTTGGCCTTTTTCATCCGAGTATTTGGCAGCGTTCGGTGGGTTAGAATTGCCTGCTATGCTCTCTTCGTCTTGCTTTCCATGGGAGCAATCACACACGCAGGCCTATTCGCAGTGCTATGCGTTCCGCATGGCCACGAGGTTTGGAATTTCAAGCTCATGATCAGATGCGGTACAGGTGCGCCTGTGACTGTCGCCGTGGGCGTTTGCACACTGTTGATCGACATTGCCATTTTTATCCTACCTTTCCCTATTATTGCGAATCTTAATATGGACAAGAATAAGAAGCGCGGTCTGTTCATCGTGTTTCTAATAGGCTTTGC TATCATTGTTACAAGTACTGTTGGACTCGCTTATAGAATTATTGTGTTGAACAGCACTGGCGACCCAACCTGGAATGGAGCGAATGTATCTATCACCGC ATATGTAGACACTTTTGGAACAATTATTGTCAGCTGCGCACCAGGCGTGTATAGTTGGTGGCTTAAAATATTCTCGCAGAGCAGGCtctattcttctcttcgaTCCATGTCACTTCTCCGCCCCCGAAACTTTTCAGTAACATCAAGAGATTATgttttaaaagaaagagaaaatagcCCAGAATGGAACCACCAAGAACAGTGCCAGTACAAATTACCAGAAATTGTCACATCATCTCCACAAGAGAAAGCACATGAAGGAACCCAGGGATatgaaagaaatattattcCAGTGTCTACCGTTATAACACAAACAATTTCTGATAGGGTTGAAAGCTATAAAGATATCCATCAGATGCAAGAATATCCATGGCAATCAACTGATACAAGAAACAACAGCACAAAGTAG